The following is a genomic window from Lactococcus carnosus.
CCAAATCTTGCATCAAAAATGCTGGTGTTTGATAAGTTTTTGTTCCATCAGATGTATAGGTGTAACGAATTATGCGGTTTCCCTTATCTTTTACATAATTTTTAGTATACGTCTCAAAGGAAATCGACATATAAACATAACTTCCCATATTCCCAGTTTGTAGCTTTTTCCGAAATTCAGAATTATTATCATAATCCTTCTGATATAATGCTTCTCTACCATTCGCAACCTTAGAAAAAGCATTCAAAGTTCTTTTCGTCCCACCATCATTATTATAATCATGTCCAGTCAACCATTCAAAAGTTCCTGATCTACCATTTTCAAAATTTAATATTTTTTCATATTTTTCAGCAACACTAACTTCCCGTATCTGTCCATAATTCGTAAAGCCCCAGTTTTTGAGTGGCATCTGTGGGACGATATCATCCGTATTGAGGATGCTAAAGAGGCCCTTATATTTGGATGAAGCGGCTGAAGATGACGTGGTATTATTTGGGGTCGCAAAGGTATAGCTAAAGACTTTTGAACTGCTATAACTATCGATTAGGTCTTTGGCAAACAAGTTGCCTAGGGCTGCACCGCGTGAGTGACCTGTCACATAATAAATCTGGTCACTGGCTGGTGCCGTCACATATTGTTTAACATAGGCATCAACCTTGGCTTTTAAGCGATTTTTGGTCACGTCAAATCCTTTATGATTGGCTTTATTGATCCACGATGGGTTAGCCTGATCCCAGTAGTCACTAGTATCAGCACCAACGTCAAAGTTTGAACTCCACTCTTTAACTGTCCCATTTGTCCCTCTGACTACCAGGATGATGATTTCTTTTTCTTTCATTTTTTATCTTCCTTCAATTTAAAGTAAATTGCTAATAAAATATGATAGATAGGAAATCCTATCAGACAAATCATGACTAGATCTTCATTCAAGTCAGCATCTTGTACTTTAAATATTATATGTCCGTATTCAAATGATAACTTGACAATCTCCCAAAAAATAATTCCCCAGCTTATCGCCCAAAAGAGGTAATTTCCTGTTATCTTTTGCCTCATGATAAATAGGACGAATAGCGTGATTATGATAGACAAACCAAATAAGAAAAGGTTATTAAAACAAAATATACTTGCTATTCCTATACTCAACAATACTTGAAAACATATGATTTTGATATATCTGATTAGCGTTTTCTTTAAGGGCTGTTTTTCTCTCACTGTTCCTTCAGCCAACCATTTTTGAAATTTGATGAAAATCCAGATGATAGATTGTAATATAGCAGTATATATTGTTGTAAATATTGGTGTAAGTCCTTCTCTTATCCCGCCAAATAACCCCTGAAAAGGCGACTTATCATATTGAATCAACATAAACATCAACAAAGCCGTGATCATACAATTCGTCAAAAACCAATATCCAAATTTCAAGACCCACTTGTTCATAATCAGTCCGGTAAGGCAACTCGTCACAATCACTAATGTCCAAAAAATAAACTGATCATGGCCATATGTCTCAATCCAATAAACACCCGTACAAATTAGTTGTATCACTGAAGTAATCGTTAACTGGAATGCCCTTTTCTTAAAGGAGATACCCTTCTTATCTTCAAGAAAAGTGTAGCGTAGGGTAACAACCAATGCAATAAGGCTGACATGTATCTCAAACATTATCCCCTCCTTCATGGTAAAGCAACGAAGTTATTTCGCGCTATCAAATAATAAGTTTGTGGTAGATGTGGATGCGCTATGCCACCTATGCCAAGATCTTTTACTCCTGGCACCTCTCCACTTGTCGCAAAGAAAGATAACTTAGCAGATGTATATCTCGGCGCTACTAAACGACCTGCTACTGGATAGCCTTTTTCTTTTCCTGCAATATTTGCCAGATCTTGCATCAAAAAGGCTGGTGTTTGAATCGCTATATTTTTCTCGCTAATCACTGGAATTCCTGGGAACACTTCTCCAACAATCACATGTCTAGCCAGACGCTTTCCTATTTTTTATAATATTCATCTTTACTTTCTAAGGGTATAATAAATGCATCTAACCCCTTGATACCATCACTATACCTATATAAACCATCGCGATTCTTGGCTAATATACCAAATAAGAACAGTGTCCTTTTAGTCCCACTATCATGATTATATTTATACCTTGTTAACCACTCAAAAGTGCCTTTTGCATCTAGCGCATCTCCTTTTGCTTTTCCAGAGGAGTACTTATTCTTTTCGAACTTATACTTCTCCCTAACACTAACTTCCCGTATCTGCCCATAATTCGTAAAGCCCCAGTCTTTGAGTGGCATCTGTGGGATGATGTCATCCGTATTGAGGATGCTAAAGAGGCCCTTATATTTGGATGAAGCGGCTGAAGATGACGTGGTATTATTTGGTGTCGCAAAGGTATAGCTAAAGACTTTTGAACTGCTATAACTATCGATTAGGTCTTTGGCCAACAAGTTGCCTAGGGCTGCACCGCGTGAATGACCTGTCACATAATAAATCTGGTCACTGGCTGGTGCCGTCACATATTGTTTGACATAGGCATCAACCTTGGCTTTTAAGCGATTTTTGGTCACGTCAAATCCCTTATGATTGGCTTTGTTGGCCCACGATGGGTTAGCCTGATCCCAGTAGTCACTAGTATCAGCACCAACGTCAAAGTTTGAGCTCCATTCGTTAACTGTCCCATTTGTCCCTCTGACTGCCAGGATGATGATTTCTTTTTCTTTATCAATCTATTATGATAATCATGTCGTCTTTTACATCCCCGTCAATAATTTTGACTTTTACCTCGTTCCGCTTTTAACTTAAAGAAATTGGTTAATAGGATATGGTATACTATGAAAATAATAAGATACCAAATCTCAAATTTCCTTTGAGTTACCTCCAGATATCTCCTAGCTTCTTCGGGAAAATACTGGAATATCATCGTCATCGTTTGATCAAAAATAATGATCCAACTTATTATCCAGAAGATGCCATTACCACTTATTTTTTTACGAATGATAAATAGGATGTATAAACTAAGCGTGATTATCAAATATGATACGAATAAATTATTTAAAATCAATACACCCGCTAGCACCATACTCAACAAAACTTGGAAGCATAAAATTTTAATATCTTGAATCACAGTTATTTTTAAGGCTTGTTTCTCTTTTTGCTTATCATGGGGCAACAAGTTTTGAATTTTGATGGCCATCAAAATGCTAGCTTGGAAACATACAAAGAAAATGGGTAAAAATATTGGTGTTAATCCCTCACCAATCCCGCCAAAAGGTATATCTCTAAAAGGTGAATTATCAATCTGAAGCCATACAAAACTCAATATTGGTGTTATTATACACCCCGTCACCAGCCAATAACTTAATATCCGAACAATTTTATACATGATCAGTATCGTAAAAAAAATAATAAAAAGAAATAAGTTATAAGTAGTTGTCTTATTGTATATATAGAGAGAGAACATATAACCAAAAGTCCAAATAACTTGTACCCCAGAAGCAACGGCTACATTGACTATTATTATTTTCATTGAGACATTGTTCTTATATTCCCCCACAATGCAAAATATTGGAAAAACAATACACGATATTACAAAAATACTTATGCTTAATATTATACTCATCATATTAGTAATCTCACGGAAGAGCGACGAAGTTATTTCGTGCAATAAGATAGTAAGTCTGTGGTAAATGTGGATGTGCCATACCACCAATACAATAGTGTACTTTCATTTTTTCTTTTCCTCCAATTTGAAGTAAACCGTGAGTAATATATGATAGATAGGAAATCCTATCAGACAAATCATGACTAGTTCTTCATTAAAGTCAGCATCTTGTACTTTAAATATTATATGTCCGTATTCAAATGATAACTTGACAATCTCCCAAAAAACAATTCCCCAGCTTATCGCCCAGAAGATGTAATGACCCCCTAGTTTTTTACGAATGATAAAGATAAGATATAGGCTAAAAGCAATCACAGAGTAAGATACTATCAAGTTATTTATCACTAAAATAATCGATAAGCCTAGACTCAAGGCGATTTGGAAACTCAAAATTTTAACACCCTTAATCAAAGACTGTTTTAAAGGCAATTTATCTCGTACTTTACCTTGAGATTCCCAGTTATAGAATTTTATAGCACTCCAAATACCTAGTTGACCTATTAAATTGATTACTGGTATTACAAGTAGAACAAAAAACATACCAATTGACCCAAAAGGGCCTTGAAAAGGGGAAATATCATGCCTTATCCATATTGATGTTAGCACAGGAGATATGACAAGATTACTAATGAACCAATAACGGAGTTTTATTTTTTTATCCATAGTTAACTTTGTTATAAAACCAGCAACAAAGTATATGATTATAGCAATCAATTCCCGATGTGAATACAAGTATATATAAAACAAGTAGGCGATGGTCCATATCACTTGTATACTAGAAGTAATTAATATTCTCATACTAATTATTCTCCAAGAAAAAACATTTTTTTCTTTTTGATCTACCAAATACATCACATTCAAACTTATAATAAGCATCACAATAACAAACATAAGTAGTCCAAGCATAAAAATTTTCCTTTACGATAAAGCAACGAAATTATTTCGTGCTATCAGATAATATGTCTGTGGTAGATGTGGATGTGCTATTCCTCCATATATTGGTATTTTCCCTCCACCACCACTCGTTTTTATAAAAGAAATCTTTGCTGCTTCATATTTACTTGCAACATCATTACCAAGCACCAATGGTGTTATGCCATTACTTACTGGTATAGATACATATATATCATCATATAGTTTCTGATAATTTCCTGCACTGGCCATATATGCTAAATCTTGCATCAAAAAAGCTGGCGTTTGATAAATATGCCCACCGTCATTTGTATAGATATATCGTTGTAAACGTGATCCTTTATCTAAATTTTTTCTATATCTGTTATATTCATGAGGTACTAACCATGAAATTAGTATAGTTTCTCTATCATAATCCTTCCGGTATAATGCTTCTCTACCACTCGCAACCTTAGAAAAAGCATTCAAAGTCCTTTTCGTCCCACCGTCATTATTATAATCCTTGCCTGTCAACCATTCAAAAGTTCCTGCTTTATTTCGATTTTTTATTCCTCGTACCTCATACTTCTCCATAACACTAACTTCCCGTATCTGTCCATAATTCGTAAAGCCCCAGTCTTTGAGTGGCATCTGTGGGACGATGTCATCCGTATTGAGGATGCTAAAGAGGCCCTTATATTTGGATGAAACGGCTGAAGATGATGTGGTATTATTTGGTGTCGCAAAGGTATAGCTAAAGACTTTTGAACTGCTATAACTATCGATTAGGTCTTTGGCCAACAAGTTGCCTAGGGCTGCACCGCGTGAGTGACCTGTCACATAATAAATTTGGTCACTGGCTGGTGCCGTCACATATTGTTTGACATAGGCATCAACCTTGGCTTTTAAGCGATTTTTGGTCACGTCAAATCCTTTGTGATTGGCTTTGTTGGTCCACGATGGGTTAGCCTGATCCCAGTAGTCACTCGTATCAGCACCAACGTCAAAGTTTGAGCTCCATTCGTTAACTGTCCCATTTGTCCCTCTGACTGCCAGGATAATGATTTCTTTTTCTTTCATTTTTTATCTTCCTTCAATTTGAAGTAAACTGCTAATAATATATGATAAATTGGGAATGCAATCAGACAGCTTATGACTAAATTGAATAGAGATCTATCATGTTCAAATCTTAATACTCTTGAGATGTAGGGAAAAGTCATAGTAAATATTTGATGAAAAATAATTCCCCAGCTTATCACCCAGAAGATGTAATGCCCCCCTAGTTTTTTACGACTAATAAAAATAAGATATAGGCTAAATACAATCACGGAGTAAGATACTATCAAGTTATTTATCACTAAAATAATCGATAAAGCTAGACTCAAGGCAATTTGGAAGCTCAAAATTTTAATACCCTTAATCAGAGACTGTTTTAAAGGCAATTTTTCTCGTACTCTTCCTTGAGATTCCCAGTTATAAAATTTTATAGCACTCCAAATACCTAGTTGGCCTACCATATTTATTATAACTACTATAAGTGGTGTAAGCCATTGTCCAACTCCACCCATAAAACCATCAAATGCTGAATTGTCAATCCCTATCCATACAAAGCTTATTAAGGGAGATAGTATCATATTGGTCAATAGCCAATAAACCATCTTTCCTATCACTTTATAAATAACTAGTGTCGTAAGACATATAGCAATAATGTACAGAATATACGATGGTGACTTATCATATAAATAGAGATATAACATATATGCAACACTCCATAACACTTGTACAGTTGATACAATCATTATGTGGCTCACTATTAATTTCACTGATACACACTTCTCGGCATCTGATACAATAATATAAGCTACTCCCAAAACCATTATGATTATCATGTTAACCCCTTTTATGATAATGGAACAAAGTTATTTCGTGCGATAAGATAATAAGTCTGTGGTAAATGCGGATGTATACTTATAGCTTAATTAAAACAGATTGATAATAGAAATTCTCCCAGTACACTCCCTACACTGACTAATTATAGATTCTACACGGAGTCGTTTAACCTCTCTTTACCTTGGAATAACCATTTATAAAGTTTGATGCATAGCCAGATAGATAATTGAAATCTCATGTTGATGATAATTATCACAAGTGGTACGACTGCTTGTCCAGGTCCGCCCATAAATCCATCAAAAGGTGAATTATCTATTTGCATCCATACAAAACTCATTATGGGAGACAACATTAAATTGGTTAATATCCAGTAACCTAGTTTCCCAGTTCCTTTATAGATAACTAGAATAGTAAAACAACCCGCTATAATATACAAAACACGAGAAATAAAATTATCATATAAATACAAAGATATCATGTATGCAACAATCCATATCACTTGTATAATTGATACACAAAAAATTTGGCGACCTATTGTTTTCATCGGAATAAGTCGACTATATTCTAAAATCACGTAGAAGCTTGAAAATATGAAAGAAATAGCGACACAACCTATAATTAAACCTAGCATCAATTACTCCTTTATGATAATGCAACAAAGTTATTTCTTGCGATGAGATAGTAAGTCTGTGGTAAATGTGGATGTGCCATACCTCCAATATAATAATGTGCTTTCATTTTTTATTTCCCTTCAATTTGAAGTAAATCGTGAGTAATATATGATATATTGGGAAACCTATCATACAGTTTGTTTCAAGTTGTTGCCTCACTAACATATGAAAAGATGAAATAGATTTACCTCCTAAAAAGATAGCAGTATTATCAATAAATAACCAACTAATAATCCAGAATATATAACTTACTGATATTTTCTTTCTGAAAATGAAGATGGCACCTAAAAAGAAAACAATAGGCAAACAAGATAAAAACATATTATTTGAAATCAAAATCACTTCTAAGACCATACTTAGCAACAGTTGAAAACATAATACTTTAATGTACTTGATAACAGTTTTCTTTAATGGCTGTTTTTCTTTCTGTTTCCCTAGAGATAACCAATTTTGAAGTTTGATGAAGAGAAATAAGGATATCTGACAACTTCCATTTATCACTATTATTGCAATTGGTATAAATACTGCTCTTAGGCTGTTCATAGTACAACTAACAAAAGTAGCATCACCGATGCGTATCCATATGAGACTTAGTATTGGGGAAATGACTATATTAGTAAAGATCAAGTACCCTAATTTAGTAAGGCCTTTAAACATAGCTAATCCAGTAATAGAAAATGCAATAATGTAGACGATACCGGAAATAGTAAACTTAGGTAAATATTCAGAAAGCATATAGGCAGTTGTCCATATTATTTGAAGGATGGATGATACCAACAGATATCTAATGATCCGTTTTCCAATTTTTTTTTTCGTATCTTGAATATAACAATACATAATGAAAGAGAAAAGTAATAGTAGCAATAATAGAAGTACCATTATTTTAATCTCCTTAAGGTAATGCCACGAAGTTATTTCGTGCTATCAGATAATAAGTCTGTGGTAAATGTGGATGCGCCATACCACCAATAAGGGGAAGCTGTCCAGAAGTACGAATAAATGAAAATTTAGCAGACTCATATTTGGGTGCCACATTACTCCCTACTTTTAAAAGATTCATGCCATTTTCAATCGGAATTGTTACATATTTTTTACCATATTTTTCTTCATAATCTTTAATACTCGCTAAGTATGCTAAATCTTGCATCAAAAATGCAGGCATTTGATACGGAAATATACCATTTTTTTTGTTATAAACATAACGAGATAATCGGTCATCAAGACTTAGCAAATACGCTTCATTGGATTTACAAAAATTATGTCCAAACCTGAAATCTATTTCCTTTTCTTCGTCATAATTCTTTCGATATAATGCTTCTCTACCATTCGCAACTTTAGAAAAGGCATTCAATGTCCTTTTAGTCCCACCATCATCGTTATACTTATAGCCGGTTAACCACTCAAAAGTGCCTTTTACATCTAGAGCATTCCCCTTTGCTTTTCCAGAGGAGTACTTATTCTTTTCGAACTTATACTTCTCCCTAACACTAACTTCCCGTATCTGTCCATAATTGGTAAAGCCCCAGTTTTTGAGTGGCATCTGTGGGACGATGTCATCCGTATTGAGGATGCTAAAGAGGCCCTTATATTTGGATGAAGTGGCTGAAGATGACGTGGTATTATTTGGTGTCGCAAAAGTATAGCTAAAGACTTTTGAACTGCTATAACTATCAATTAGGTCTTTGGCCAACAAGTTGCCTAGGGCTGCACCGCGTGAGTGACCTGTCACATAATAAATCTGGTCACTGGCTGATGCCGTCACATATTGTTTGACATAGGCATCAACCTTGGCTTTTAAGCGATTTTTGGTCACGTCAAATCCTTTGTGATTGGCTTTGTTGGTCCACGATGGGTTAGCCTGATCCCAGTAGTCACTCGTATCAGCACCAACGTCAAAGTTTGAGCTCCATTCGTTAACTGTCCCATTTGTCCCTCTGACTGCCAGGATAATGATTTCTTTTTCTTTCCCTTTATAGGTCAATTTACGATGGCCGATGACTATGTCTGACACATCATCGTCCTTAACATCATCTGCTAGCTCATAGCGGATAACGTTACTAAGACCAAAGGTCTTAAGGTCGTCAAGTCATAGCTTAGGGTTAAATCAGTCTTGTCAAGCTCTGTTTTCAGGGTAAGTGGTGTGCCGATAAGCGCCCGCTGATCATCAAAATTATCGAGACTAGAGACCTCTAGTGAGACTTGTTCATCTAAGACACCAGCAACTTGACCTGATAGGCTTGGAATTACCTCGTTTGTACTATCTCGAAGCCCTTCACTAATCTGCTCAACAGCTAAGGCCTGACCGATTTTTCGATCACTATCAAGGGTCTTGCCATCTGTTTTTTGCTTAAGGGGATCAAGCCCAAGCCTCACCTCATCACCATCTGAAAGGCCATCCCCATCGGTGTCTGGATTCAGTGGATCCGTACCTAGTTGTTTTTCTTTGAGGTCATCTAGACCATCATCATCGCTATCTGGCTTGGCTGGATCAGTTCCGTTCTTGATTTCTTCCAGATTTGACAGGCCATCACCATCACTATCTTCATCACCATCGTTAATGCCATTACCGTCAGTGTCGGCCTTAGTCGGATCGGTCAATGTTTGATAATATTCGACGCCATCTGACAAACCATCACCATCAGTATCTGAATTCATGGGGTCACTTCCGACTGCCAGTTCTAGCTCATTGGCTAGACCATCCTGATCATAGTCAGCTGTACTACCTTCAAAATTACTGATGCGTCGATATTCTCTAAGATTA
Proteins encoded in this region:
- a CDS encoding lipase family protein, which gives rise to MKEKEIIILVVRGTNGTVKEWSSNFDVGADTSDYWDQANPSWINKANHKGFDVTKNRLKAKVDAYVKQYVTAPASDQIYYVTGHSRGAALGNLFAKDLIDSYSSSKVFSYTFATPNNTTSSSAASSKYKGLFSILNTDDIVPQMPLKNWGFTNYGQIREVSVAEKYEKILNFENGRSGTFEWLTGHDYNNDGGTKRTLNAFSKVANGREALYQKDYDNNSEFRKKLQTGNMGSYVYMSISFETYTKNYVKDKGNRIIRYTYTSDGTKTYQTPAFLMQDLAYLASAGNYEKVYDEEYLSIPNVNAIKHLRLGNDVAVKYKAAKTSFIQTSGGGGKMPIYGGIAHPHLPQTYYLIARNNFVPLS
- a CDS encoding lipase family protein; this encodes MDKEKEIIILAVRGTNGTVNEWSSNFDVGADTSDYWDQANPSWANKANHKGFDVTKNRLKAKVDAYVKQYVTAPASDQIYYVTGHSRGAALGNLLAKDLIDSYSSSKVFSYTFATPNNTTSSSAASSKYKGLFSILNTDDIIPQMPLKDWGFTNYGQIREVSVREKYKFEKNKYSSGKAKGDALDAKGTFEWLTRYKYNHDSGTKRTLFLFGILAKNRDGLYRYSDGIKGLDAFIIPLESKDEYYKK
- a CDS encoding lipase family protein, which encodes MKEKEIIILAVRGTNGTVNEWSSNFDVGADTSDYWDQANPSWTNKANHKGFDVTKNRLKAKVDAYVKQYVTAPASDQIYYVTGHSRGAALGNLLAKDLIDSYSSSKVFSYTFATPNNTTSSSAVSSKYKGLFSILNTDDIVPQMPLKDWGFTNYGQIREVSVMEKYEVRGIKNRNKAGTFEWLTGKDYNNDGGTKRTLNAFSKVASGREALYRKDYDRETILISWLVPHEYNRYRKNLDKGSRLQRYIYTNDGGHIYQTPAFLMQDLAYMASAGNYQKLYDDIYVSIPVSNGITPLVLGNDVASKYEAAKISFIKTSGGGGKIPIYGGIAHPHLPQTYYLIARNNFVALS
- a CDS encoding lipase family protein, coding for MSDIVIGHRKLTYKGKEKEIIILAVRGTNGTVNEWSSNFDVGADTSDYWDQANPSWTNKANHKGFDVTKNRLKAKVDAYVKQYVTASASDQIYYVTGHSRGAALGNLLAKDLIDSYSSSKVFSYTFATPNNTTSSSATSSKYKGLFSILNTDDIVPQMPLKNWGFTNYGQIREVSVREKYKFEKNKYSSGKAKGNALDVKGTFEWLTGYKYNDDGGTKRTLNAFSKVANGREALYRKNYDEEKEIDFRFGHNFCKSNEAYLLSLDDRLSRYVYNKKNGIFPYQMPAFLMQDLAYLASIKDYEEKYGKKYVTIPIENGMNLLKVGSNVAPKYESAKFSFIRTSGQLPLIGGMAHPHLPQTYYLIARNNFVALP